The stretch of DNA TAACTTCAGAATTATCAGATCAGtcagacataaaacaaatattttgattGTGACACTCACTTTGCACAAGAGCATGCAGGTTTAACTGATGCAACGAACATGTCATCAAAGAATGTCGTCTGGCAGGTATAAGCCAgtatatttttactcttttaaaATGCATTCACAAAGCCTGATAAACATCCCCTCTAACTATTTCCAAGTTTCAGTTGAGTATGAGCCAAGGCTGCAGCCAAATTTTTAATAAAGTTGTAATTATAACACCACTCgactgtgttttgttgtcatataaacagttaatcatataaagaaaaatggagaaaaaaaatggcgACTTTCATGTTACTTGCAAATTGGACCTTGCCAAACTATTTCATGTGAAAATACAGACaactcaaaacaaaataaaacaaattcagtTGAGATATATGCAACTTCTCCTGTCATGGAACATTAAAAGCTTGAAATAATTTGGCACAATTGTGATACCCTGGGCAGGGAGCCAACTGCAGTCTGTTACACAATGGTGACATTAGACAAACAGGCGATTGAGAAACACGCATGGAACAAGATTGTTAATACATTTCTTCAGAATTCAGAATTGGCAATTACGCATGGTTTACGTTactggtaaaaaaaatcaaatgagcGTGGAAAACCGTTACAGAGAGCTTTAAGGTGCTCAGGGGCATGTGTCACATATGTGTTAAAAGGGCTATAGCATCTGGTTGGAAACACTAGTTCTCCCTCCTGccaactttttctttcatttcagtttatgtatgtcattcatgttgttgttgttgtcctgttcatgttgctgttgtgtgatttcgttgttttgttgttcttgttttcactgtcttgccaagagttagattaAAAGATTAATATGACTCTCATGTCTGTAGGATAAATATGATGCTGCTGCCAGTAGCAGATTAGCTTAGCTaagcatgaagactggaaacagaaggaaacagctagcttggctctcgccaaaggtaaagaaaaatgtggctaccagcacctctaaagctcagtaGTTAACACATTATATGCCAATAATTTTTCCTGGCCAGACCAGTGATGTCCTGAGGTTTAAGCTGGTTGCCTGACAACCTCATGGTGACGACAAGTGTGTAGAAGTCACCgctcctggccaagaaatagtccagcacataataATCTGAAAAACCTCAACTAGACAGTTTTACACTTTgaattttgtacagattaaactagCGAGATGAATAGCGTGTTATTTAGTTAGCTGTACAGGTTCTcattacctttggacagagccaggctagctgtttcccctgtttccagtctttatgctaagctaagctaaccagctgcagCTTCTTATTTAATGGACAAACGTGAGAGTGGTATctattctcatctaactctctgcaagaaaccTCTGTCAGGtagattttgttttcagtcctgtttattttttgtctatTTGTTAAATGCCAAGATGTCTTTAAAAATCTAACGTTATAAGTCATTAGTTCTGGGTGCAGATGTGCCTCAAGGTGGATATCCATGAACTCATAAACTACCGTATCTACTTGCATAATCAAATAATTCTACTTTAATGCAGACACAGAAcaatatcaaataaaaatgttcccaaCATTTTGTATAACTGCAATAACACATATAGAAGATTATGAGATCTTGGCAGAAGCATGATCTCTCTGACTGCTTTCTAGCATTAAGACGGTGTCTCTTCTGTTGTGTGTGCACCCTATGCTGTGCCATAGACcgtataaaaataatgaacgtagccaccgtgacgtcacccattggtttgtggactcctgttttgaagcctcgagtttggcattttgaccgtcgccatcttgtttttatttggagccagaagtgatgagaagtgaccatatttacACAACAGCGTGGAGCTGGGGAGGAGCTCCCCAGCATCCAACTACAGCACCTTACGCACTGCTTTGGTAGCGACTTGTCACTCACAAagtagccacgccctaaagcataccctgctttatcgtctattttactctaaatgaacatcatgctgtatggAGGAAGAtttgaaactagcgattgagaccataaattcattaggaaactgtttactgaggtaataaatcaagtaatTGAGTAATTCAGGGTCATTTTcccatagacttctatacaaacagacttctttttggaaaCAATGGAGTCACcacctgctggccattagagagaatgcaggtttaaggcacctccgcattggcttcacttttcagacttgGAGCTGTCCGCTTGTGCTGTACTTGTCACTCAGATCTGGGTTTGCCAAAGCATTTTCTAATTAATCATGACACTAAAGCAGCCACTCCACCAGCCTCCTTGGACCATAGCCTAAATTCACTCACAAATATTATTGTAGTATGCTCACAAGTTTTGAGATGCTCTGCCAACTAACAAACAGACATATAGAGCAACGGTAACTTCCTTATAATAATCCACTCATCAAGCAGCTTTTCTAGTAGTTAGTGGTAGAGACAGGAGTGTATAAGGGCTCTTGGggttaaaataatacaaaatttGTTCATTCAGGCCTCACTCATATTATAGATGTGCTGCCAGAGAGCCTCGGTCCAGCGCTGCGTGTCTTCAGGTGTGTGCGTGGTCAGCATGTaggtttcttcctctccttgcTGTTTACTGATGTATATAGTCTGGCATTGGGCAGAATgtctctctgacacacagacaatgGTATcctgacagaaaataaacacacacattttcacatcgAATTATTCAGATAAACAAGGCTGCTTGAACACACGTGACAAAGTACCAAAGGAGTGTTTTTCTTAGTAAGATCCATATAGGCTTAAATGTCTTttactaaaataacaaaataatccaACAGCTTGAACTGCAATTCTATAGAATCTCAcagctgacagaaaaacatatacaaacataTCAGCTGTAGGAGTACATTTGAATACTCTacagtttattttacttttttacgtttttttacattttaacaactTTATATACCATaaggttcccaacctaggggtcaactccaaagggtcacaagataaatctaaCGTGGCattagatgattaatgggagagggatgaaggggaaaaaaaagttctgcTACAAAAGTCTGTATTCATATTTTggttttttctcttatttttgctttttttgtgaaatatttgatcaCTGTACCTCTTTGAGCCTTGAAGAATTATTCAAATGACACAATCTGggaagtttagaggggaaattATTCATTAGTGGAACTGCTAACAACTCATATACATCTGAAACCTGAACCGAGCCAaaaatgttgggaaccactgatttaATCCATACGagtgtgtattattttataaGGTTATCCATTGTTTTGATGTAAAATCTTACTCTATTACgtagtaactatagctgtcaaagAACTGTAGTAGGgttaaaagtacaatatttccccctGACATGTAGcagagtagaagtataaagtagcataaaatggaagcactcaaataaagtacaagtacctcagaatTGCGTAGTGCTTGAGTAACTggatttgtattgttttgttgtgtgttacaAGGTGTAAGTCTTAAAAGgtaattttcttattgtcataTCTGTGGTATGATGGTAAAAGAACTTCCATAATGCAACAGGGTACAATTAAATTAGGACGGAATTACCTCTTTAAATTAATATGTTCAACAAGGTGTGACAAGAATGAATCAGGTTTAAAGTGCATAAATAATTTCAATCTTCAGATGCTCACCACCACAATGGCTTTCCTCTCTTaggacatttttcattaattcaccagtgctctctggtggccTCAGCATGTTATTGTAatcaacatgataaaaaaaacaaacataaatgaatCCATCTCTTTATTCATGAGACTTTGCTCACTCAGAACCAACCTTTTTGATGGGGATTAGAAGTAACGGCTTGTCCTCAGACTCCAGGTCTTCTTGACTCTGATAGCAGAGAAGACTTTGCCCCCTGAGGACGGCGTAGACATTTTCCCAGCAATTAAGGTCCTCTTTAAGCTGAATAAGAGCAGGGAGTAAAGTGATACTGTGAATGATAatgtgatattaaaaaaaaaaaaaatcacaaagcaGGATAATATATGATAATCCAGTCACCTTGACCTTGAGTTGCCCACTTGTGACTGGCTGAATCATGCAGAGAGGCTGAGCAACAAAACGACAGCACATATTGCCATACAGAGGCAACCAGAAGGGACTATCCtctgcaaaacaaaagagaagaagggTTCATTTTCAGGAGAGGTGAGGAGACaagaagaggagatgagaggaaactCACCTGTTGCTGCTAGTGACAAATCGTGCGTCTTGAAACCATCCTGGACATGTTCGATTCTCAGTATTGTGTGAGCCAACAGGTTATACTTAGGCCCCCTTCAGACAGAAAGCATTGggcaaaatcaaactttttttctaTGTGATACTCAGTCATAAAATATTTccctttgtgtttgtttcagggAGAATTCTATTGTCATCCTCACAGTGCAGAGAGGTCAGCGGATAAAGGAGGGGACACACTTCCAGGTCCTGCTTCTCCTCCGCTGGAAATGGATCCACAAATAGCTGCAGACTCAAATGCAGCACGGATCTTTTTACCTGAGGAGCATCCCAGAGAACCCCCCAGCAGGCTCATTCTCCTGGGTCCTAGAGCCCCCAGGGAGAAATCCTCAACCACACAACTGCTGTACAGCTCCACACGAAGTTGAAACTCTGGTCctacatcactgctgctcaaacacacatacagacacatttaCACAAGAGCAtacaaaatgtctttaaattgaAAAATGGACAAAATCTGAACCTTTAGAggacatttacaggtctatattttttattctgggtCTCTTCAGGAATATCTTTTCATGATTTACAGTCCAAAAAAACttgttatttatcttatactggctctttatgcagcccctcagttcagcctctgtctgaaacaggctgctTTAGCTCCTGCCCCACTccgttctgattggttagctcctgGAAGACTTTTAGTGGCTTGggaagtaaacaaacagtagtagtaggatttcacttctttttcttgttctttaattgaaatggaaacatctgtacatgttcaagcccatatatgatccaaaatatgagaatggacaatgtgaacaacctaCGGAATAACCTTAGCAACATAGGCTATGAAataacaatctgatgtcatcacaaggaggcACAAGTTCACCTCAacttttggacctttgaccagtttgaaacaggctgttttagctcctgtctctttaaggcagACTTCCGCCAGCTCCAGAGACTActtaaacaaactatagtagttggattttgcttcttttcccctcaaaatataaacttctcaaatacatctggaCATGTTCGAGCCCAAATCCGATCCGAAATATGCCGGTGAACACCATAAACAAGCCAGGAAAAACTGTAGcaacaactttagcaacaaaggctacagattggatgtttgtgggcatgcatgaaTGACCTGATGTCAGTTCGATGGGGAaatagaggtaactttgcaaatggagCATTCAGAGCACACTGAAGttctggcttttgacttgctgGTTTTGGAGTTTTGACCAAGgttaacatagacatctgacattataacagtatataaatgacagatgatcacaaaaagcatgatatgtcccctttgaAAAGTTGTGACTTACAATATAATAGTGTCTTCAAAGCAGATGTCAGTTAAAGTCCTGTCTACCATCACCAGATCAGTGTCATGGATCTCTGTGCCGCACTGAAGCAGGCAGAACACAGCACAGCGATGTAGCTCTGCAAGCAAAGAGAGAATGTGTAGAGTCCAAATTGCAATTAATTCTGAAGTTCTTAAAGTACCATGAATTTGTCTTTTTCCTGTAATGACATCCACTCAGGCGAGTCAGGTACCAGAGGGGGTAGGCAATAatttcagtcttttcagtgCCTGCAGATCCACATAATTCCAATAGACATTAGTGCAATCAGCTCCCTTGATCGCACATTTCAGAGTAGTACTTACCTCCTTTGTTTTTGAAGTACTCTGAGTCTTTCCACATGAGTGGAATTCGCAGGTCTATAAATGCAATTTATAAAGTTAGAAATATAATAGCCAAGTTCAGATTTGTTCATAAATTAGTACCGAGGTGTGTCAACACTCACCTGAAAGGGCTACTTTTCCCATACACTGTACTAGATCATCAGATGGCCTGTAGTAAAAGACATTGATCATCTATCCAACAGTTCACTCATATTGACTCTATAGgggatggacaaaataacaggaacaccaatgcaatccagtacaacaacaacaccactATCTACAGCCTCAAAAAGAATACCTTAGAGTTGAATCAACACATCTCTTACACATGATCACTCAAGGTTGTTGTATTGGACTTCAGTACAAAGTGTCCATCGTGTTCTACATtcatacattaaaaatacatgtaaatgctgtgtgcatgtgtgtaatgtTACATGCATGTGAATTAAAATCATATCAATaagttaaacacacaaacattggcTAGTTTTGAAAGGGGGGTACTCACAAATGGATCAAGACAATTAGCTTGTCTGACCTCTAGTGGCTGTTAGGAGGCATTGCAATATCCACAAACAACTAATGCACTTACTTCCCCTCTGCAATACAGCTGAACTGTATGATATCCCTTTATATCTCTCTTTACTGATCTATTTTatactatctactatctacccATACATACAACAAGTCCTTGCACTCCATCTAACCTGCGTCCCGCTCTCTGTAGGATTTGAGCTTTCCTCATCCTCTGGAGTTGACTAAGCAAGGCCAGGATACGGGTATTGCATGTTAACAGGCTCTTGGAGGCCTCCAGGGCCTGGTCTCTTTGGGAACAAGCTGCAAGTAGTTTACTGGCCCCCTCCCGCATTCGCACCTCCCTCTCAATCTCCTTCAGCACCTCCTCATCCTGTCAGAGATTAGTGgagaaaaagaacattaaaaataatcaacatattcTTTTGACTAAAAAGAAAGAGAGTTGAACAGCTCAGATGGCTTGGAGGCTGGTACTGAGAATTGTCTGACTTCCAGGAACCAAAGAGTCAGatagacagtgaaaacacaatTAGACTGCAATTTTATCCATGCTAGAGGCGAGTCTCTAGGGACGGTAATGTTGGTCTGACATTTGGGTTGGTCCAGACTTAAATATTTCATCAATTATTGGATGACATAATAATTTGTTCAGAGAGTCACAGTCCCTGAAGAATGACACCTACTGACTTTGATAATCCCATGAATCTTCCTTTAGCacaacctttttgtttttcagtgttggTCTGGACAGCAGACGGTGGACGGtgtcatcaggtcaaattttcaCTTATtggtgaaatatctcaacatttatACTTGATTGACTAGCACAAAATATTGCACAGGTGTAACAGACAATTAATCctaatgaattaaaataattggtatatgactaaatacctgcaaaactaaagcTATTCCTAGCTAATGTTAGTAAATTAACACACTAAACCAAATTGAAAATTATAAGCATCATACTTGTTAAACATCACTATGTTAGGATTGTCACTGTGAGCTTAAGTTAGAATTTAGTTCAAAACATGGCAGTACAGCCCCACAGAGCTGCTCGCAAGGCTGCAAACTCATTAGTCATTTGTCACAGTTTGAGGGAATATGATTAGAAATCCAAAATTCCAATTGCTTTCGATTATACATAGTAATAAGTATCAGCCTTGCACTTTTAAAAGACCTTACTGGTCCTTGTGGCAGCAGGTGTCAAACGCCCACACCTGTTACATACTGTAATGGCCTAGAACCCATGGAGTGCCGTGAGTTAAATTGGTACATCACATTAATCCCTGGATATGGTCCAGCTGGCAGAGCTCCATGACTAAACTGATCTCGGCTGAGGTAAATAGATCACAGAGCAATgagaaatgttacatttttctttgtaacaACATATTTGGTTATTATTTAATAAGTAAAAAGAACAACACTGTGTGGAGCAATCAAAAACTAATGCCAAAGTCCATGTGCTGATGATGGAATTTATTGATAATCCACTTAGTGGTATGTTTCCTAATGAGCTTCTGATAGGTAAGTCTTTAATTagtgctgttttatttattatttaattatgtgGACATTATAATGTATTGTAATAGTGATTATGCTTTAATTGTTAAGAGCCTGATTTAGCTAGATTTTTATCATTAGAAATATACTGTGGTCCTCTGAATGCACCATCAGTCAGTTGATACACTTTAAGTGAATCTACTGTGAATATCAGCATGAAATAGTCTCATAATTTACTTAATTAATGAACAAAGCCTCAACATCAATGTTATACAAGACTTTTAGACTTGTTTCACAACAGACATCATTCTACATAGTGTTCTCTGGTGGTTAATACCACACCTTTTTGGACACGTGTCTTTTGAGGTTTCCCATGCTTTAACAATCCATACATGTTAGATGAAGTTTTGAAGTTCAGCTTTAGGGATCAGGAGGTTGTTGCATAATTCAGTCACGTTCACTGAGCCTAAGCCTTGATggtatgttgtgttttgttcagaATAGATCCCAAATAATTACATAACTTAAAGTTCACGCAAATGACGCAGCGAAAACCTTTAATGATTCATTTGTGCTATATTagaataatttatatttattatagtCCCAAGAGCACACTGGAAAGTGATGGTCAAATTAATTAGTGGGTTGGTTAcagataatttattattaattatggtgtttgtttttactaTTAGTTTTTCAAGGAAAAGTAATGACttgtaatgttaaaataattacTACTTTTTTGATCAGAAAATACTTATTCTAACATGTTGAATTATCTTTAAAATAAGACAATTGTTAAAGGCAATATTTCACTTacctttaattttaaaaaaacaaaacaatcataaATGCATTTCAGTACCAGACCACGCTATGAACACCTGTAATAAATTCCtcagaaagttaaaaaaaaaaatacaaaaatcatcTTCTTTCACTGACCTGGATGTTCATGTTCCTTCTGTGCAGTGTCTCAGTAGTCTGCTCCCGTCTCTGCGCTGTCATCAGGCAGTACAGTGAGTGAACTGACTAATCTCACAGCTGACTGAAAGACTGTTGGGAGTGAACCTGCGGACGGAGCAGTTTGTTACTTAACAGAGAGATCAAAACAGTCTTAAGCCTCACTACAAGAGGCTACAGCATGAAGGATTACAGGCGCCGCAAACCTGATAGACTTTTATTCCTGACAGCTCTGTCACACACAACAATGAATGCCTCAATATACAGTAATTCACAGGGATACTATATAACAGCTCCTGAAAAAATAAACGCAGATGTTTATTTTGGCTTAGAAGAACAATAAAGATGAGGCAGTTACCCTGAAATATTCCCATTAATTATAATgagattcatttattttactcaaaaaaaaaaaaaaaaaaaacagaaatggcaACACTTGTTACTTTCTAGAACTTATATAAatctt from Thunnus albacares chromosome 18, fThuAlb1.1, whole genome shotgun sequence encodes:
- the LOC122968385 gene encoding rhotekin-like; translation: MTAQRREQTTETLHRRNMNIQDEEVLKEIEREVRMREGASKLLAACSQRDQALEASKSLLTCNTRILALLSQLQRMRKAQILQRAGRRPSDDLVQCMGKVALSDLRIPLMWKDSEYFKNKGELHRCAVFCLLQCGTEIHDTDLVMVDRTLTDICFEDTIIFSDVGPEFQLRVELYSSCVVEDFSLGALGPRRMSLLGGSLGCSSGKKIRAAFESAAICGSISSGGEAGPGSVSPPLSADLSALGPKYNLLAHTILRIEHVQDGFKTHDLSLAATEDSPFWLPLYGNMCCRFVAQPLCMIQPVTSGQLKVKLKEDLNCWENVYAVLRGQSLLCYQSQEDLESEDKPLLLIPIKKDTIVCVSERHSAQCQTIYISKQQGEEETYMLTTHTPEDTQRWTEALWQHIYNMNQWKQCCEDFMKIEMPSSRKSITLKQGSLYHEIVTPSSPREGVVVPDLSVEIRTLLSSYYKESY